Proteins encoded in a region of the Calorimonas adulescens genome:
- a CDS encoding cobalamin B12-binding domain-containing protein → MQEELFNKIVDMDEEGSIKMAREYLESGGDPQKLLEVCRNAMGVIGDKFEKGEYFLSELILGGEIFGNIMKFTLPLIKGDTKKLGKIVLGTVKDDIHNIGKDIFKAFAEAAGFEVVDIGVNTPVEKFVEAAKTHKPDIVGMSCLITAGLSSMKKTVEALKAAGITNAKIIIGGGRVDEEVKQFVGADAWADDAAKGVRLCKELMGVEG, encoded by the coding sequence GTGCAAGAAGAACTTTTCAACAAAATAGTGGACATGGACGAAGAAGGATCAATTAAAATGGCCAGGGAGTATCTGGAAAGTGGTGGTGATCCTCAAAAGTTGCTTGAAGTTTGCAGAAATGCGATGGGTGTAATAGGCGATAAATTTGAAAAAGGAGAATACTTCCTTTCCGAGCTTATACTCGGAGGAGAAATTTTTGGAAACATCATGAAATTTACCCTGCCTCTGATTAAGGGAGATACTAAGAAACTTGGCAAAATCGTCCTTGGCACCGTTAAAGATGACATCCACAACATAGGAAAGGATATATTCAAGGCATTTGCAGAAGCGGCTGGCTTTGAGGTGGTGGACATAGGCGTTAATACACCGGTAGAAAAATTTGTGGAGGCAGCAAAAACGCATAAACCTGACATAGTTGGAATGTCATGCCTGATAACTGCAGGCTTAAGCTCAATGAAAAAGACTGTAGAAGCATTAAAAGCAGCAGGAATAACCAACGCAAAGATAATAATAGGTGGAGGAAGAGTGGATGAAGAAGTAAAACAGTTTGTGGGAGCCGACGCTTGGGCAGATGATGCGGCAAAAGGAGTAAGGCTTTGCAAGGAATTAATGGGAGTGGAGGGGTGA
- a CDS encoding uroporphyrinogen decarboxylase family protein, with amino-acid sequence MTKSPKELAEERLARFEAAANLEEPDKVPLWGLSGDIIPACYGITQYEFNYDYEKAVRAIEKFIKDFPFDFSMAGLSGLEGRIFSIAFSEFPDLSVNLGMISGPMHDILGDKYYRFPGREIEENASPQFIGGTFMEADEYDKLIEDPVGFISETVLKRVCRNLATPRQAMATWVRLGVEIKRSAYFAGEIGRVSAQLGFPALPLGWGYAPLDIIGDFLRGIETVVLDIHRYPEKVKKATEALVEPIINYALTSKMIGAKYAFFPLHLNEYLSPKLYNEFYWPYLKKIILRLLDEGIKSFLFFEGQHEAHLETILELPKGWGIAYFEKTDIIKAKKLLQGHTCVMGGIPMGLVTGGTPAEIQEYIKKLLEEVKPGGGFILAPGVGTAPADTPLKNISAVIEAVEKYG; translated from the coding sequence ATGACAAAGAGTCCCAAAGAGCTTGCCGAGGAACGTCTTGCGCGCTTTGAAGCAGCAGCTAACCTTGAAGAACCGGATAAAGTACCATTGTGGGGACTTTCTGGAGATATTATTCCTGCTTGTTATGGTATAACACAATATGAGTTTAATTATGATTATGAAAAAGCTGTGAGAGCAATTGAAAAATTTATAAAAGATTTTCCTTTTGATTTTTCAATGGCTGGACTTTCTGGATTAGAGGGACGCATATTTAGCATAGCATTTTCAGAATTTCCTGATTTGTCCGTAAATCTCGGGATGATTTCAGGGCCGATGCATGATATATTAGGCGACAAATATTACAGATTTCCGGGCAGAGAAATTGAGGAAAATGCTTCCCCTCAGTTTATCGGCGGTACCTTTATGGAAGCTGATGAATACGACAAATTAATTGAAGACCCTGTAGGTTTTATTTCTGAAACTGTACTTAAAAGAGTATGCCGTAATTTAGCAACCCCTCGACAGGCAATGGCAACTTGGGTTAGGTTAGGTGTAGAGATTAAAAGAAGTGCTTATTTTGCTGGTGAAATCGGCAGAGTTTCAGCTCAGTTAGGATTCCCAGCTCTTCCATTGGGGTGGGGATACGCACCGTTGGATATTATTGGCGACTTTTTAAGGGGAATTGAAACGGTAGTGCTGGATATCCACCGGTATCCTGAAAAAGTGAAAAAGGCTACTGAAGCGCTAGTTGAACCTATTATTAATTATGCCTTAACTTCCAAAATGATAGGAGCTAAATATGCATTTTTCCCACTTCATTTAAATGAATACTTATCACCGAAACTTTACAATGAATTTTATTGGCCCTACTTAAAGAAAATCATTCTCAGACTTTTGGATGAGGGCATTAAGTCATTCTTATTCTTTGAGGGACAGCATGAGGCTCACTTGGAAACCATACTCGAGCTCCCCAAAGGATGGGGTATAGCATATTTTGAAAAAACTGACATAATCAAGGCCAAAAAACTGTTACAAGGTCATACATGCGTCATGGGGGGCATTCCTATGGGCCTAGTGACTGGAGGCACTCCGGCGGAAATACAGGAATATATTAAAAAATTATTGGAAGAGGTAAAGCCTGGAGGAGGCTTTATACTTGCCCCAGGTGTAGGAACTGCTCCTGCTGACACGCCACTGAAAAATATAAGTGCTGTCATTGAAGCAGTGGAAAAATACGGTTAA